The genomic interval GGGCGTCGTGTCCGCACAGTCGCTTGCCTCGTGGTACTGGCGACTCTCATGGCAGGCTGGACACCGCTCGGTGATGATCGGTGCCCAGATCCAGATGGCCGATTCGCCACCCCGGACCTGCCGCTCGAACTCGGTCTGCCACGTCCGGTAACCGGCCACCTTTGTCGCCTCTGGTGCCTGCTGTTTGATCAGCAGCGTATTTCTGAACGAGTACTCGTGGAACCGGCTGTGAACCTCAAGCCACGACTGGAACTCCTCGCTTGCCCGCGCCTCGTCAGTCAAGTCGGAGAGGTCCGCTATCCACGACTCGATGGTGTCGTTCATCGCCGCTGGTCGGTTGCTCCGCTCGCTCTCGCTGAGTGCTGGGGTTGTCGTACTAGACATGAGAACGCAGAACGCATTTCTGAGCGCCCCGCACCCGTCAGGGGGCGATAAATTGGGAGAGCGGTACCACCAGATTTCGAGCTGGAGATCGACTGTTGCCGACGGAGATGCCCTCGCTGCTGCTTGGACTCAGCGTCGGGTAGTTGACGTTCGAGCGACTCAAGCGTTCACCACCACATGAGGCAGCACATGAGATTTATCCTTGTTGCCTCCGAAGGCCATCTATGGCGACGAACGGGGAGCAGACAACGATTACTGATCACTACTCGGTAACAGTCCCGGCAGCGATTCGAGATCGCCTCGATATCGAGCCCGGTGACAAAATCACGTGGAAGGTTACAGACGATGGAGAGCTCACGATAGAAGTCATCAAACAACGATACGGAGCATTCGACGATTTTGATGCCGTTGATATGGGTGAGACCGACGTCACGAGAGAACATGATGTGACTGGCGCTGATCACGACTCGACTGAGGTCCAGTAGTGGCAGTAGCAGCTATCGACACCAACGTGTTACTCGCACGAATGAGTCGGAAAGATGCCCACCATGACACCGCTCGCAGAATCGTCGAAGCCGCTGACCACGGTGACCTCCCGACGATGCGTGTCACGAACTACGTCGTAACTGAGACACTCAACTACCTCCACGAGCGCCAAGAGCACGACGTTGCCGTCGAACTCTACGACCGGTTAGTCCAGTCCGCAGGATTCGAGCCGGTTCATACGCCCAAGGCAGATTTCTCACAAGCAGTTGATCTCTTCAGAGAAAACTCGGGACTCGCCTTCGGGGACGCGGCGATTGTTGCGTGTA from Halomarina salina carries:
- a CDS encoding type II toxin-antitoxin system VapC family toxin, with amino-acid sequence MAVAAIDTNVLLARMSRKDAHHDTARRIVEAADHGDLPTMRVTNYVVTETLNYLHERQEHDVAVELYDRLVQSAGFEPVHTPKADFSQAVDLFRENSGLAFGDAAIVACMQREDIEYVYSFDDDFDPVTGVTRLNTATNPFSP
- a CDS encoding AbrB/MazE/SpoVT family DNA-binding domain-containing protein, translated to MATNGEQTTITDHYSVTVPAAIRDRLDIEPGDKITWKVTDDGELTIEVIKQRYGAFDDFDAVDMGETDVTREHDVTGADHDSTEVQ